In a single window of the Pseudomonas sp. B21-015 genome:
- a CDS encoding tRNA-(ms[2]io[6]A)-hydroxylase, producing the protein MILPEIHEFLGCRTPDGWVQAALADQETLLIDHKNCEFKAASTALSLIAKYHSHVDLINLMSRLAREELVHHEQVMRLMKKRKIELRQLSAGRYASGLRKVVRSHEPVKLVDTLVVGAFIEARSCERFEALVPHLDEELGKFYFGLLKSEARHFQGYLKLAYQYGDAKDIAQVIDKVRDAEQALIESPDVEFRFHSGVPVAA; encoded by the coding sequence ATGATCCTTCCCGAAATTCACGAGTTCCTCGGCTGCCGCACGCCCGATGGCTGGGTCCAGGCTGCGCTGGCGGATCAGGAAACCCTGCTGATCGACCACAAAAACTGCGAATTCAAGGCGGCCAGCACGGCGTTGAGCCTGATTGCCAAGTACCACTCCCACGTCGACCTGATCAACCTGATGTCGCGTCTGGCCCGGGAAGAGTTGGTGCACCATGAACAGGTCATGCGCCTGATGAAAAAGCGCAAGATCGAGCTGCGTCAGTTGTCCGCCGGGCGTTACGCCTCGGGCCTGCGCAAAGTGGTGCGCAGCCACGAACCGGTGAAACTGGTGGACACGCTGGTGGTCGGCGCCTTCATCGAGGCCCGTAGCTGCGAGCGTTTCGAGGCGCTGGTGCCGCATTTGGATGAAGAGCTGGGCAAGTTCTATTTCGGTCTGCTGAAAAGCGAAGCGCGGCATTTCCAGGGTTACCTGAAACTGGCCTATCAGTACGGTGACGCCAAGGACATCGCCCAGGTGATCGACAAGGTTCGTGACGCCGAGCAGGCGTTGATCGAGTCGCCGGATGTGGAGTTTCGCTTTCACAGCGGTGTGCCGGTAGCGGCGTGA
- a CDS encoding GFA family protein: MQLEGSCHCGAVSFSLTSAHPYPYQRCYCSICRKTQGGGGYAINLGGDAQSLKVRGRKHIAIYHARLKDEGDKRARHSTAERHFCSLCGSGLWLFSPEWPELIHPFASAIDTPLPVPPEHTHLMLGSKAPWVEVEAHPGDQQFDVYPEESIAQWHERLGLSR, from the coding sequence ATGCAGCTCGAAGGCTCCTGCCATTGCGGCGCGGTGTCGTTCAGCCTGACCAGCGCCCACCCCTACCCTTATCAGCGTTGCTACTGCTCGATCTGTCGCAAGACCCAGGGCGGTGGCGGTTATGCGATCAACCTGGGGGGAGATGCCCAGAGCCTCAAAGTGCGCGGTCGCAAGCACATCGCGATTTACCATGCGCGGCTCAAGGACGAAGGCGATAAACGCGCCCGCCACAGCACCGCCGAGCGGCATTTCTGTTCCCTTTGCGGCTCGGGTTTATGGCTGTTCAGCCCTGAATGGCCGGAGCTGATTCACCCGTTTGCCTCGGCCATCGACACTCCCTTGCCGGTGCCGCCGGAGCACACCCATCTGATGCTCGGCTCCAAGGCGCCGTGGGTGGAAGTCGAGGCGCATCCGGGCGACCAGCAATTCGACGTCTATCCGGAAGAGTCCATCGCCCAATGGCATGAGCGCCTGGGGTTGAGTCGTTAG
- a CDS encoding DUF1289 domain-containing protein — MPNQTIKTPCVGLCSTVYGDLVCRGCKRFHHEVIHWNGYNEEEKRAVWLRLEQLLSQVMASKVEIFDPALLRLQLEQRKIRFVPHQSEYCWAYQLIARGARVINNLEAYGMVLLPEFRDWNLPELRDAIDREFFLLSEAHYQRYIAPGFLKDAFGG; from the coding sequence ATGCCCAATCAAACCATCAAGACCCCCTGCGTCGGCCTCTGCTCAACTGTTTACGGTGATCTGGTGTGCCGTGGCTGCAAGCGTTTTCACCACGAAGTGATTCACTGGAACGGTTACAACGAGGAAGAAAAACGCGCGGTGTGGCTGCGTCTTGAGCAACTGTTGTCGCAGGTGATGGCCAGCAAGGTGGAAATTTTCGATCCCGCGTTGCTGCGCCTGCAGCTGGAGCAGCGCAAGATTCGTTTTGTGCCGCATCAGTCGGAATATTGCTGGGCTTATCAACTGATTGCCCGGGGCGCGCGGGTCATCAACAATCTTGAAGCCTACGGGATGGTGCTGCTGCCGGAGTTCCGCGACTGGAACCTGCCGGAACTGCGCGATGCCATTGATCGGGAATTTTTCCTGCTGTCTGAAGCGCATTACCAGCGCTACATTGCGCCGGGGTTTCTCAAGGATGCTTTCGGCGGCTGA
- a CDS encoding universal stress protein: MQAIRSILVVIEPEHSESLALKRAKLIAGVTQAHLHLLVCDKKHDHSAMLSVLKAALLEDGYNVTTEQAWNESLHDTIIDVQQAEGCGLVVKQHFPDSPLKKALLTPADWKLLRYCPTPVLLVKNARPWTGGVILTAIDVGNLDGEHRTLHASIIDHGYDISSLAKAHLHVISAHPSPMLSSADPTFQLSETIEARYREQCKAFQAEFDIDDDHLHIAEGPADVLIPYMAHKLGASVTVIGTVARTGLSGALIGNTAEVVLDALESDVLVLKPDTVMDHLEEIVTQH, encoded by the coding sequence ATGCAAGCCATTCGCAGCATCCTGGTGGTCATTGAACCCGAACACTCGGAAAGCCTGGCGCTCAAACGGGCCAAATTGATCGCTGGCGTGACCCAGGCTCATCTGCACCTGCTGGTCTGCGATAAAAAGCACGACCATAGCGCGATGCTCAGCGTGCTCAAGGCCGCCCTGCTGGAAGACGGTTACAACGTCACCACCGAACAAGCCTGGAACGAAAGCCTGCACGACACCATTATCGATGTGCAGCAGGCCGAAGGTTGCGGGCTGGTGGTCAAGCAACATTTCCCCGACAGCCCGCTGAAAAAGGCCCTGCTGACCCCGGCGGACTGGAAACTGCTGCGCTACTGCCCGACTCCGGTGCTGCTGGTGAAAAACGCCAGACCCTGGACCGGCGGCGTGATCCTGACGGCCATCGATGTCGGCAACCTCGACGGCGAACACCGCACCTTGCACGCCAGCATCATCGACCATGGCTACGACATTTCCAGCCTGGCCAAGGCCCATTTGCACGTGATCAGCGCTCACCCATCGCCGATGCTGTCGTCGGCCGACCCGACGTTTCAGCTCAGCGAAACCATTGAGGCCCGCTATCGCGAGCAATGCAAAGCCTTTCAGGCCGAGTTCGACATTGATGACGACCACCTGCATATCGCGGAAGGTCCGGCGGATGTGTTGATTCCGTACATGGCCCATAAGCTGGGGGCCTCCGTGACGGTGATCGGCACCGTGGCCCGGACCGGGCTGTCGGGGGCGTTGATCGGTAATACGGCGGAAGTGGTGCTCGATGCGCTGGAAAGCGATGTGCTGGTGCTCAAGCCGGATACGGTCATGGATCATCTGGAAGAGATCGTGACCCAGCATTAA